The following are encoded in a window of Prochlorococcus marinus str. MIT 1013 genomic DNA:
- a CDS encoding DevA family ABC transporter ATP-binding protein, translating into MTNMNNNTLNIASLNHWYGHGDMRRHVLQSISMEISPGEVVLLTGPSGCGKTTLLTLIGALRKVQDGDLKVFGKQLFGASRKTRQNLRKNIGMIFQGHNLLRCLTAEQNVQMGADLLDGFSYKARRAQSREWLRSVGLEDHLSKLPQDLSGGQKQRVAIARALAARPKLLLADEPTSALDSSTGREIVDLLKKLALEQSCSVLMVTHDPRILDVADRLLRMEDGQILPSV; encoded by the coding sequence ATGACAAATATGAATAATAATACTTTAAATATTGCTTCTTTGAATCACTGGTATGGTCATGGAGATATGAGAAGGCATGTTCTTCAGTCCATATCAATGGAAATTTCTCCTGGGGAGGTTGTTTTACTTACGGGACCTTCGGGATGTGGAAAAACTACTCTTTTAACCTTAATTGGAGCTCTTCGTAAAGTTCAAGATGGTGACCTTAAAGTATTTGGTAAACAACTTTTTGGAGCCAGCAGAAAAACTAGACAGAATCTTAGAAAAAATATTGGAATGATTTTTCAAGGGCACAATCTTTTGAGATGTCTTACCGCTGAACAAAATGTGCAAATGGGTGCTGACCTTTTAGATGGATTTTCATACAAGGCTCGAAGGGCGCAGTCTAGAGAATGGTTAAGATCTGTTGGATTAGAAGACCACTTATCTAAGCTGCCGCAAGATTTATCAGGTGGCCAAAAGCAGCGAGTTGCCATTGCCAGAGCTCTTGCCGCTAGACCCAAATTACTATTAGCAGATGAACCAACATCTGCATTAGATAGTTCAACTGGTAGAGAAATTGTTGATTTGTTAAAAAAACTAGCTTTAGAACAATCCTGTTCAGTGTTGATGGTTACTCATGATCCGAGAATTTTGGATGTAGCAGATCGTCTCTTGAGAATGGAAGATGGCCAAATATTGCCCTCTGTTTAG
- a CDS encoding glycosyltransferase family 2 protein — protein MLISVVIPTYNRLPILRKCLIALENQIWNEEIYNYEIVIVDDGSTDGTIDWLRNNIETFPHLRFFEQDHGGPALGRNLGVNKSKGDLIVFIDSDLVVDKYFLRSHVESLLKAWKKIGNRKCFTYGSVINTSNFTYPNSEPFKLQDLSWAYFATGNVAIDKRVLELSGLFDPSFRLYGWEDLELGERLRNMGVKLIKCPKAIGYHWHPALALDQIPDLIRIEKERAKMGLVFYRKHPTLRVKFIIQYTFIHRCLWEFLTLGGLINTKTLKPLLAVLIRNGQSGLAMELLRLPLNLIGVRQIFREASLIGLR, from the coding sequence ATGTTAATTAGCGTTGTTATACCGACTTACAATAGACTTCCTATACTAAGAAAGTGTCTAATTGCATTAGAAAATCAAATCTGGAATGAAGAAATCTACAATTACGAGATTGTAATTGTAGATGATGGATCAACTGATGGGACTATTGATTGGCTAAGAAATAATATCGAGACTTTTCCCCACCTAAGATTTTTTGAACAAGACCATGGGGGGCCAGCTCTAGGAAGAAATCTTGGAGTAAACAAGTCAAAAGGTGACTTAATTGTTTTTATTGATAGTGATCTGGTTGTTGACAAGTATTTCCTTAGGAGCCATGTTGAATCCTTACTAAAGGCTTGGAAAAAAATTGGTAATAGAAAATGCTTTACCTATGGATCTGTAATTAACACTTCTAATTTTACTTACCCAAATTCTGAACCTTTTAAACTACAAGACTTGTCTTGGGCTTACTTTGCTACTGGAAATGTTGCTATTGATAAAAGGGTATTAGAATTATCTGGGCTTTTTGACCCTTCTTTTCGACTGTATGGTTGGGAAGATTTGGAATTAGGAGAAAGGCTAAGAAATATGGGAGTAAAGCTTATTAAATGTCCAAAAGCTATTGGATATCATTGGCACCCAGCATTAGCTCTTGATCAAATTCCTGATTTGATTCGAATTGAAAAAGAGAGAGCAAAGATGGGATTGGTTTTTTATCGCAAGCACCCAACTTTGAGAGTAAAGTTTATTATTCAATATACTTTTATTCATCGTTGTCTTTGGGAATTTTTAACTCTTGGTGGACTTATTAATACAAAAACTCTTAAACCTCTCTTGGCTGTTTTAATCAGGAATGGTCAGTCTGGTTTGGCTATGGAATTGTTAAGACTTCCTCTTAATTTGATTGGAGTGAGACAAATTTTTAGAGAAGCATCATTAATTGGACTTCGGTGA
- the rpsB gene encoding 30S ribosomal protein S2, with protein MAVVSLSEMMEAGAHFGHQTRRWNPKMSRYIYSARNGVHIIDLVKTAVCMNSAYKWTRGAARSGKRFLFVGTKKQASEVVAQEAIRCGASYVNQRWLGGMLTNWTTMKARIDRLKDLERMESSGAIAMRPKKEGAVLRRELERLQKYLGGLKGMRRLPDVVVLVDQRRETNAVLEARKLDIPLVSMLDTNCDPDLCEIPIPCNDDAVRSVQLVLGRLADAINEGRHGPNE; from the coding sequence ATGGCTGTAGTTTCTCTCTCAGAGATGATGGAAGCTGGTGCTCACTTTGGGCATCAGACAAGAAGGTGGAACCCTAAGATGTCCCGTTACATCTATTCTGCTCGTAATGGAGTACACATTATTGATTTGGTAAAAACCGCTGTTTGTATGAACAGTGCTTATAAATGGACAAGAGGAGCAGCAAGAAGCGGTAAAAGATTTCTTTTTGTTGGCACTAAAAAACAAGCTTCCGAAGTTGTTGCTCAAGAAGCTATCAGGTGCGGCGCGTCCTACGTTAATCAAAGATGGTTAGGAGGTATGCTTACCAATTGGACAACCATGAAAGCGAGAATTGATCGACTTAAAGATCTTGAAAGAATGGAATCAAGTGGTGCTATCGCAATGCGCCCCAAGAAAGAGGGAGCCGTATTGCGTAGAGAATTAGAACGACTGCAAAAATATTTAGGCGGTCTAAAAGGAATGAGACGGTTGCCCGATGTTGTCGTTTTAGTTGATCAAAGGAGAGAAACAAATGCTGTTCTAGAGGCTAGAAAACTAGATATCCCCCTGGTATCAATGCTTGATACTAATTGCGACCCAGATCTTTGTGAAATTCCGATACCATGCAATGATGATGCTGTCCGATCTGTTCAACTTGTTTTGGGTAGATTAGCTGATGCTATTAATGAAGGGAGACATGGCCCGAATGAGTAG
- the tsf gene encoding translation elongation factor Ts, producing MPDITAKLVKELRDKTSAGMMDCKKALIENKGDMEKSIEWLRQKGIASAEKKSGRVAAEGAVGSYIHTGSRVGVLLELNCETDFVARGDLFQGLLRDLSMQVAACPNVEYVSVDQIPESIANKEKEIEMGRDDLSGKPDQIKAKIVDGRIGKRLKEMALLEQPFIKDSSLNVEELVKQVAGKIGENIKVRRFTRYTLGEGIEVQGPDFAEEVASMTSG from the coding sequence ATGCCGGATATAACAGCTAAACTCGTCAAAGAACTGCGAGATAAGACATCCGCAGGAATGATGGATTGCAAAAAAGCCCTAATTGAAAATAAGGGTGATATGGAAAAGTCTATTGAGTGGTTAAGACAAAAAGGCATTGCTAGTGCAGAAAAAAAATCAGGCAGAGTAGCTGCTGAGGGTGCTGTTGGAAGTTACATACATACAGGTTCTCGAGTTGGAGTCCTTCTTGAATTGAACTGCGAGACTGACTTTGTTGCGAGAGGAGATTTATTCCAAGGTTTATTGAGAGATCTGTCTATGCAAGTCGCTGCTTGTCCTAATGTTGAATATGTAAGTGTTGATCAAATTCCAGAATCAATTGCTAATAAAGAGAAAGAAATAGAAATGGGCAGAGATGATCTTTCAGGCAAGCCTGATCAAATAAAAGCTAAAATTGTTGATGGAAGAATTGGAAAGAGATTAAAAGAAATGGCTCTCTTGGAACAGCCATTTATAAAAGATAGTTCATTAAATGTTGAAGAATTGGTAAAACAAGTTGCTGGTAAAATAGGGGAAAATATAAAAGTTCGTAGATTTACTAGATATACTCTTGGTGAGGGGATTGAGGTACAAGGACCTGACTTTGCAGAAGAGGTTGCATCTATGACTTCAGGTTAA
- a CDS encoding adenylate cyclase — protein MSGNKHLFDPDFDPLDQISLLKEKCKNISPYLYRVNSFYLEELRNFLPQTIRTSLFSLITDRLGDDFGFSTVRSRKKFQFIIDKLVSENISLITIEHLNELSKKIEEENIRNFNNAKDEISNNPNMKDNSGKSESFNELNSIDISLIPPLENLSITEGWNGEIKAPYSIDDKESYVKSEISNSEYLLDNTSKDYHSLKDDDKNSDTFNLKRKDIEILQSIFALTDESNSSDSDSKIQASSNESNLYEDVKNNRFLPQSPIGLYEWMISIDTALVRRLRDLSHSINTELLKSGLVNTLVPINILDAALSGQLISSKSISNILTFKLPTNNPLGSGGLDIDCLLITPSDMEFDNPRLRKNRINIKHYQNVLLGMIKQQRYWQGRSLADEINKEWWKDTTKI, from the coding sequence TTGTCTGGAAATAAGCATTTATTTGATCCCGATTTTGACCCTTTAGATCAAATAAGTCTATTAAAAGAAAAATGTAAGAATATATCTCCTTATCTATATAGGGTTAATTCTTTTTATCTTGAGGAGCTAAGAAATTTTCTTCCTCAAACCATAAGAACTTCATTATTCTCTCTTATTACTGATAGGCTTGGAGATGATTTTGGCTTTTCAACAGTAAGATCAAGAAAAAAATTTCAGTTTATAATTGATAAGTTAGTTTCGGAAAATATCTCTCTTATAACAATTGAACATTTAAATGAATTGTCAAAGAAAATTGAGGAAGAAAATATTCGTAATTTCAATAATGCTAAAGATGAAATATCAAATAACCCTAATATGAAAGATAATTCGGGAAAATCCGAATCATTTAACGAACTTAATTCAATTGATATAAGCTTAATTCCGCCACTGGAGAACTTATCAATTACTGAAGGATGGAATGGAGAAATAAAAGCTCCATATTCAATAGATGATAAAGAATCTTATGTGAAAAGTGAAATATCAAATAGTGAGTATCTACTTGATAATACAAGTAAGGATTATCATTCATTAAAAGATGATGACAAGAATTCTGATACTTTTAATTTAAAAAGGAAAGATATTGAAATTTTACAGTCAATATTTGCTTTGACTGATGAATCTAATTCAAGTGACTCAGATTCAAAAATACAAGCTTCATCTAATGAGTCTAATCTTTATGAAGATGTGAAAAATAATCGATTTCTACCACAATCACCAATTGGCTTATATGAGTGGATGATTTCTATAGATACAGCTTTAGTTCGAAGATTGCGTGATCTTTCACATTCCATTAATACTGAACTTTTAAAATCAGGCTTGGTAAATACACTTGTCCCAATTAATATTTTAGATGCGGCTTTATCAGGCCAATTAATTTCTTCTAAATCTATATCTAATATTCTTACTTTTAAATTACCAACAAATAATCCATTAGGTTCTGGAGGATTAGATATCGATTGCTTGCTAATCACCCCCTCGGATATGGAATTTGATAATCCAAGACTTAGGAAAAATAGAATTAATATTAAACATTATCAAAATGTACTTTTGGGTATGATTAAACAACAACGTTATTGGCAAGGTCGTTCCTTAGCAGATGAGATTAATAAAGAATGGTGGAAGGATACAACAAAAATATAA
- the recG gene encoding ATP-dependent DNA helicase RecG: MVEGYNKNISSNDLKAIPDSKSGELKTWIRSLQQALTVEVDHGFTNIQGRTSKFSYFVSGYLLSIPSIAFSENDLSKLKKLALDYERYSNMSIDERRRIIAKSRHVLHDLYKYQEAEKKVDSKKLKIRRSHESILYKKSSSTDSLSLGCSISAIRGVGPKQAERLSSLGLILIRDLINYLPRDYVDYTSLKTIDKSHAGQNVTIVAKIRRCSSFKSPKNPNLSILELFIKDKTGGMKVTRFFAGRRNSSISYVKSQQSLYAVGATVAVSGLVKESRYGKSLNDPLIEIIDSPNNYLKSRTIGQIFPVYSLTEGITSDKFRDLVQSILYLTSEIEEPLPKDTLKRLDLPSKQEAFFRIHNPENSITLAKAKRRIVFEEFLLLQLSLLLRRDLHKKSNSPKLSIELSSNSLVGKFLNILPFSLTDAQKRVLKEIELDIVKAEPMSRLLQGDVGSGKTVVAISALLTAVQSGWQGAFMAPTEVLATQHYQTLSKWIPQLELNVDLLTGSTPKSRRKEILTDLVNGSTKILVGTHALFEDPVVFERLGLVVVDEQHRFGVKQRNKLLNKGLQPHLLTMTATPIPRTLALTLHGDLDISQLDELPPGRTPINTQLISPKDKKYAYDLIRSEINKGHQIYVVLPLIEESEKLELSSAIDVHHQLSTEIFSDFTVELLHGKMKGIEKQEVIRNFLNKKSDILVSTTVIEVGVDVPNASVMLIEDSDRFGLAQLHQLRGRVGRGASKSYCLLSHQNKNKLSRQRLEVLVNSNDGFEISEIDLRFRGPGQVLGTKQSGLPDFALASLADDADVLELARNEARKILDSDPVLSNNSILRSLIKQQWEKLRIGNKLN, translated from the coding sequence ATGGTGGAAGGATACAACAAAAATATAAGTAGTAATGATTTAAAAGCTATTCCTGATAGTAAATCGGGTGAACTAAAAACCTGGATTCGATCTTTACAACAAGCTTTAACAGTTGAAGTTGATCACGGGTTTACTAATATTCAAGGGAGAACAAGTAAATTCTCTTATTTTGTAAGTGGGTATTTATTAAGTATCCCTTCCATAGCTTTTAGTGAGAATGATCTTTCTAAATTAAAGAAATTAGCTTTGGATTATGAAAGATATTCAAATATGTCTATAGATGAGAGACGTAGAATAATAGCTAAGTCCAGACATGTTTTACATGATCTATACAAATATCAAGAAGCTGAAAAGAAAGTAGATTCAAAAAAATTAAAGATAAGAAGATCTCATGAGTCTATTTTATATAAGAAAAGTTCTTCGACAGATTCATTAAGTTTAGGGTGTTCGATTTCTGCTATTAGAGGTGTGGGCCCAAAGCAAGCTGAGAGATTATCTTCATTGGGTCTTATTTTAATTCGTGATCTCATAAATTATCTTCCTCGTGATTATGTTGATTACACTTCATTGAAAACTATTGATAAAAGCCATGCAGGTCAGAATGTAACTATTGTCGCAAAAATTAGACGATGTAGTTCATTTAAAAGTCCTAAGAATCCAAATCTTTCAATTCTTGAGTTGTTTATAAAAGATAAGACAGGAGGTATGAAAGTTACTAGATTTTTTGCAGGACGTCGTAATAGTAGTATTTCGTATGTAAAATCTCAGCAAAGTTTGTACGCTGTTGGCGCAACTGTTGCGGTAAGTGGGCTCGTTAAGGAAAGTAGATATGGTAAATCATTAAATGATCCTTTAATAGAAATTATCGATAGTCCTAATAATTATTTGAAATCTAGAACTATTGGTCAGATATTTCCTGTTTATTCTTTAACTGAAGGAATTACTTCTGATAAATTCAGAGATCTAGTCCAATCGATTCTTTATTTGACATCTGAAATAGAGGAGCCACTCCCTAAAGATACATTAAAAAGATTAGACCTACCTTCGAAGCAAGAAGCTTTTTTCCGTATTCATAATCCTGAGAATTCAATAACTTTAGCTAAAGCAAAAAGAAGAATTGTATTCGAAGAGTTTTTATTGTTGCAGCTTAGTCTTCTTTTAAGACGTGATTTACATAAGAAATCTAATTCTCCTAAATTAAGTATTGAGCTAAGTAGTAATAGCCTGGTTGGTAAGTTTTTAAATATTCTTCCTTTCTCCCTCACAGATGCTCAAAAAAGGGTTTTGAAGGAAATTGAATTAGACATAGTCAAAGCCGAACCAATGTCGCGACTATTACAAGGCGATGTTGGAAGTGGTAAAACAGTTGTCGCTATTTCAGCACTCCTCACTGCAGTTCAATCAGGATGGCAGGGTGCTTTTATGGCACCAACTGAAGTGCTTGCAACACAACACTATCAAACACTTAGCAAATGGATTCCTCAGCTTGAATTAAACGTAGATCTGTTAACTGGTTCTACTCCCAAGTCTCGTCGTAAAGAAATTCTTACTGATTTAGTAAATGGCTCTACAAAAATTCTTGTAGGAACTCATGCATTATTTGAAGATCCAGTTGTTTTTGAACGACTTGGTCTTGTAGTTGTAGATGAACAACATCGCTTTGGTGTTAAGCAAAGGAACAAACTTTTGAATAAAGGCTTACAACCTCATTTGCTAACGATGACTGCTACACCCATCCCTAGGACCCTCGCACTTACTCTTCATGGTGATCTTGATATTAGTCAATTAGATGAACTCCCTCCTGGTCGAACTCCCATCAATACCCAGCTGATATCACCTAAAGATAAAAAGTATGCATATGATTTAATAAGGAGTGAAATCAATAAAGGACATCAAATTTATGTTGTTCTACCTTTAATTGAAGAATCCGAAAAACTTGAACTCAGCTCAGCTATTGACGTACATCATCAATTGTCTACTGAAATCTTTTCAGATTTTACTGTTGAATTACTTCATGGAAAAATGAAAGGTATAGAAAAGCAAGAGGTCATTCGGAACTTTCTTAACAAAAAAAGTGACATACTAGTTTCTACTACGGTTATAGAAGTAGGTGTTGATGTTCCAAATGCCAGTGTAATGCTAATAGAAGATTCTGATCGTTTTGGACTTGCTCAATTGCATCAATTAAGGGGACGTGTTGGGAGGGGGGCCTCTAAGTCATATTGTCTGTTGAGTCATCAAAATAAAAACAAACTATCTCGACAAAGATTGGAAGTTTTGGTTAATTCCAATGACGGATTTGAAATTTCTGAAATTGACTTGCGTTTTCGTGGACCAGGACAAGTCTTAGGTACTAAACAATCGGGGTTGCCTGATTTCGCCCTGGCATCATTAGCTGACGATGCTGATGTTCTTGAACTTGCAAGGAATGAGGCTCGAAAAATTTTAGATTCTGACCCTGTTCTTTCAAATAACTCTATTCTTCGTTCGCTAATAAAACAACAGTGGGAGAAACTGAGAATTGGTAATAAATTAAACTAA
- a CDS encoding M15 family metallopeptidase codes for MKLRPWNNIKIDECNEPLISIPKSIFRLTPHPYMSLGAPYLTGADPWVLRRSVLNRLIRAQQHLSEINPQVQLALFDAWRPISVQKFMFNHTIQETCKSKGIDINNLSVNEEINDVIEEVGRFWAKPSSDPLTPPPHSTGAAIDLTLADMTNKPLDLGGEIDFIGPESWPDFYKKDSFKLLLSKYQVFQDRRSLLFSVMEQAGFVQHPNEWWHFSYGDQLWSWLTKKGNAIYGAALEVSKDITLLDPSLVT; via the coding sequence ATAAAGTTGAGACCTTGGAATAATATCAAAATAGATGAATGTAATGAGCCTTTAATTTCTATTCCAAAATCCATATTTCGTTTAACACCTCATCCTTATATGTCGTTAGGTGCTCCATATTTAACTGGAGCAGATCCATGGGTTTTACGTAGAAGTGTTTTAAATAGATTGATTCGTGCGCAACAACATCTTTCTGAGATTAATCCACAAGTACAGTTGGCTTTGTTTGATGCTTGGAGACCTATATCTGTCCAAAAATTCATGTTTAATCACACTATCCAAGAAACTTGCAAGTCGAAGGGGATTGATATTAATAATCTTTCTGTTAATGAAGAGATTAATGATGTAATTGAGGAGGTTGGCCGTTTCTGGGCAAAACCATCTTCTGATCCTCTTACGCCGCCTCCCCACAGTACAGGTGCTGCTATTGATCTGACACTTGCTGATATGACTAATAAACCATTAGATCTAGGTGGAGAAATAGATTTTATCGGACCTGAATCTTGGCCTGACTTTTATAAGAAAGACTCTTTTAAGTTGCTTTTATCAAAGTATCAGGTTTTTCAGGATAGAAGATCTCTTTTGTTTTCAGTTATGGAACAGGCTGGTTTTGTTCAACACCCAAACGAATGGTGGCATTTTAGCTATGGAGATCAGTTATGGTCTTGGTTAACTAAGAAAGGTAATGCTATTTATGGAGCTGCACTTGAGGTAAGTAAAGACATTACACTTTTAGATCCAAGTTTAGTCACATGA
- a CDS encoding NADPH-dependent assimilatory sulfite reductase hemoprotein subunit: MNFEENRSPNVEEIEKTIPSPCIANNSPKSKFEQFKADSNYLNEPLQSELLNDSDHFTNDAVQLLKFHGSYQQDDREHRKRGGTGKDWQMMLRLRNPAGLVPGPLFVALDDLSDRLGNKTLRATTRQCFQMHGIKKENIKEVIGTIVKSMGSTLAACGDVNRNVMAPAAPYEKGSYPAARKLANDIADVLSPQKAEKTYIDLWVDGEMKYAIKPTSEVKKNRKLQRNPGVFSGDKNEPLYGATYLPRKFKCATTVPGDNSVDILTHDIGLVTFTNAKGAIVGCNVYVGGGMGRTHNLDTTFARTADPIGFVEGKYILELVQSILALQRDYGDRKTRRHSRLKYVLHDMGVDWFKKQLTTKYFTKKIGTLRNEGNTILEDYLGWHQQSEKLWFVGLPLLSGRLNGEVKKELRNIVEKFALDVRLTPNQDLLLCNIGNYQKASIKNALINIGFNNPGSPEPIARHAMACPALPLCGLAMTEAERFLPELLKRINTQLKKLEINKSILVRVTGCPNGCARPYMAELALVGSGLNQYQLWLGGSTNLKRLATPYLQKMPINELEKTLEPLFLSWKDTGNSSSLGDHVTKLGSKSVMSLLTSSAAP, encoded by the coding sequence ATGAATTTCGAGGAAAATAGAAGTCCAAATGTTGAAGAAATAGAAAAGACTATTCCATCGCCTTGCATAGCTAATAATTCTCCTAAATCGAAATTTGAACAATTTAAAGCTGATAGTAATTACTTAAATGAACCCCTACAAAGTGAATTATTAAACGACAGCGATCACTTTACAAACGACGCAGTACAACTTTTAAAATTCCATGGTAGTTATCAACAAGATGATCGAGAACATAGAAAAAGAGGCGGCACAGGTAAAGATTGGCAAATGATGCTGAGGCTAAGAAATCCAGCTGGTTTGGTCCCTGGTCCCCTATTTGTGGCATTAGATGATCTCTCTGACCGACTAGGGAATAAAACGCTTAGAGCGACGACTCGTCAATGCTTCCAAATGCATGGAATCAAAAAAGAGAATATTAAAGAAGTAATAGGAACAATTGTGAAATCAATGGGATCTACCCTCGCGGCTTGTGGAGACGTCAATAGAAATGTAATGGCTCCAGCGGCCCCCTACGAAAAAGGATCTTATCCTGCCGCTAGAAAATTAGCTAATGATATTGCCGATGTTTTATCACCCCAAAAAGCAGAGAAAACCTACATTGATTTATGGGTTGATGGCGAGATGAAATATGCTATCAAGCCAACCTCTGAAGTCAAAAAGAACAGAAAGCTTCAACGAAATCCTGGTGTTTTTAGTGGTGACAAAAATGAACCTTTATATGGTGCAACCTACTTACCAAGAAAATTCAAATGTGCAACAACAGTGCCGGGAGATAACTCTGTGGATATTCTAACTCATGACATAGGTCTAGTGACGTTCACTAATGCAAAAGGAGCTATAGTTGGATGTAATGTCTATGTAGGAGGAGGTATGGGTAGAACACACAACTTAGATACGACATTTGCGAGGACAGCAGATCCCATCGGTTTTGTAGAAGGAAAATACATATTAGAGCTTGTACAATCTATTCTCGCTCTTCAAAGAGATTATGGAGATAGAAAAACTCGAAGACACTCAAGACTTAAATATGTTTTGCATGACATGGGTGTCGATTGGTTTAAGAAACAGTTAACAACGAAATATTTTACGAAAAAGATTGGCACCTTAAGGAACGAAGGGAATACAATACTTGAAGACTATTTAGGCTGGCATCAACAATCTGAGAAACTATGGTTTGTTGGACTACCACTATTATCAGGCAGGCTTAATGGAGAGGTGAAGAAAGAGCTTAGAAATATAGTTGAAAAATTCGCTTTGGATGTGCGTTTAACTCCCAACCAAGATTTACTTTTGTGTAATATTGGTAATTATCAAAAAGCCAGTATAAAGAATGCTCTGATTAATATTGGTTTTAATAATCCAGGAAGCCCCGAGCCAATAGCTAGACATGCAATGGCTTGTCCAGCTCTGCCGTTATGTGGACTAGCGATGACAGAGGCAGAAAGATTTTTACCAGAGCTCTTGAAGCGAATAAACACTCAATTAAAAAAACTAGAGATTAATAAATCTATATTGGTAAGAGTTACAGGCTGTCCAAACGGTTGTGCTCGACCGTATATGGCAGAGTTAGCGCTAGTTGGTAGTGGTCTAAATCAATACCAACTATGGCTTGGTGGTAGCACTAATTTAAAAAGGTTGGCAACTCCATATCTACAAAAAATGCCTATCAATGAATTAGAGAAGACATTAGAGCCTTTATTCCTTAGCTGGAAAGATACTGGAAATTCATCTAGTCTTGGAGATCATGTGACTAAACTTGGATCTAAAAGTGTAATGTCTTTACTTACCTCAAGTGCAGCTCCATAA